The Caldicellulosiruptor changbaiensis genome has a segment encoding these proteins:
- the glmS gene encoding glutamine--fructose-6-phosphate transaminase (isomerizing) codes for MCGIVGYVGTKNCVPILLSGLKRLEYRGYDSAGVAVIDIDKSKIDIVKTKGRLTVLEEKLNQNPIEGFVGIGHTRWATHGEPSYENSHPHVSQSGKIAIVHNGIIENYLKLKEFLIKKGYTFASDTDTEVVAHLIEYYYDGDILDAFIKTLEKIQGSYALGVLCLDRPDMILAARKDSPLIVGLGQGENFIASDIPAILEYTRDTYILEENEIAIVTKDKVEIVNTEKEPVKKEVFHVTWDVSSAEKGGYEHFMIKEIMEQPKAIKDTLTGRLPDSGFEVNLDGIKITKEDLQKLNKIFIVACGTAYHAGIVGKHVIEKLTRIPVEVDIASEFRYRDPIVDENTLTIVISQSGETIDTLVAMREAKAKDSRTLGIVNVVGSSIAREVDDCLYTWAGPEIAVASTKAYTTQLICLYLIALDFATKLGTISYEEFAKIRDEIKRLPEKVEYVLTHRENIQKYASEHFNAKDIFYLGRGLDFAVAMEGSLKLKEISYIHSEAYAAGELKHGTIALIEDGTFVIALATQEKLFEKMVSNIKEVKSRGAVVLSVAQEGNTDIENVSDHVLYIPRTLDILAPVLTVVPLQLFAYYTAVQRGCDVDKPRNLAKSVTVE; via the coding sequence ATGTGCGGAATTGTTGGCTATGTTGGCACAAAAAACTGTGTCCCTATTTTGCTCTCTGGACTTAAAAGACTTGAGTACAGAGGATACGACTCTGCCGGTGTGGCAGTTATCGATATAGATAAATCAAAGATTGACATAGTAAAGACAAAAGGAAGACTTACTGTTTTGGAAGAGAAGCTAAATCAGAATCCCATTGAAGGTTTTGTTGGGATTGGTCATACAAGATGGGCAACACACGGTGAGCCGTCTTATGAAAATTCGCACCCCCATGTGAGTCAAAGCGGCAAGATTGCAATTGTTCACAACGGAATCATTGAGAACTATTTGAAGCTGAAGGAATTTCTCATAAAGAAAGGTTACACTTTTGCATCAGATACAGACACTGAGGTTGTTGCTCATCTTATAGAGTATTACTATGACGGTGACATTTTAGATGCATTTATAAAGACCCTTGAAAAGATTCAGGGATCATATGCGCTTGGCGTTCTTTGTCTTGACAGACCGGATATGATACTTGCAGCAAGAAAAGACAGTCCATTAATTGTGGGACTTGGCCAGGGTGAAAACTTCATAGCATCAGATATCCCAGCTATACTGGAGTACACAAGAGATACCTATATTCTTGAAGAAAATGAGATTGCCATTGTGACAAAAGATAAGGTAGAGATTGTAAACACTGAAAAAGAGCCAGTTAAAAAAGAGGTATTTCATGTTACATGGGATGTATCAAGCGCAGAAAAGGGCGGCTATGAACATTTCATGATAAAAGAGATAATGGAGCAGCCCAAGGCTATCAAAGATACCTTGACAGGAAGGCTCCCAGACAGTGGTTTTGAAGTGAACCTTGATGGAATTAAGATTACCAAAGAGGATTTACAAAAACTCAACAAGATATTTATCGTTGCATGTGGTACAGCATACCATGCGGGGATTGTTGGAAAACATGTCATTGAAAAGCTCACAAGAATTCCTGTTGAGGTTGACATAGCAAGTGAGTTCAGATACAGAGACCCAATAGTAGATGAGAATACATTAACAATTGTGATTTCCCAGTCTGGTGAGACAATAGACACACTTGTTGCAATGAGAGAAGCAAAGGCAAAAGATTCAAGAACGCTTGGGATTGTAAATGTTGTTGGGTCATCAATTGCAAGAGAGGTAGATGACTGTCTTTATACATGGGCAGGACCAGAGATTGCGGTTGCATCAACAAAAGCTTACACAACACAGCTAATATGCCTCTATCTTATTGCACTTGACTTTGCGACAAAGCTTGGAACAATTTCCTATGAAGAGTTTGCAAAAATCAGAGATGAAATAAAGAGGCTTCCTGAAAAGGTTGAGTATGTTCTGACACACAGGGAAAATATACAAAAGTATGCGTCTGAGCATTTCAATGCAAAGGACATCTTTTATTTGGGAAGAGGCTTGGACTTTGCAGTTGCAATGGAAGGGTCTTTAAAACTCAAAGAGATTTCGTACATTCACTCAGAAGCATATGCAGCAGGTGAGCTAAAACATGGGACCATTGCACTGATTGAAGACGGAACATTTGTAATTGCGCTGGCAACGCAAGAGAAGCTTTTTGAGAAGATGGTAAGCAATATAAAAGAGGTAAAATCACGTGGTGCTGTTGTACTTTCTGTTGCGCAGGAGGGAAATACCGACATAGAAAATGTATCAGACCATGTTTTGTATATTCCAAGGACACTTGACATTTTAGCACCAGTTTTGACAGTTGTGCCACTGCAGCTTTTTGCATACTACACAGCAGTCCAGAGAGGCTGCGATGTTGACAAGCCAAGGAATTTAGCAAAGAGTGTGACTGTGGAGTGA
- a CDS encoding flavodoxin family protein: protein MKVVGVVGSPRRGGNTEILVEKVLSGAKEAGAEVEVFKLNELNIHPCQGCNFCQEHGRCRQQDDMQKIYEALYSANALVVGSPIYMSYVTAQTKLFLDRLYALLKIGEGSRIPAGKKCVLVYTQGAGTDGEKIMNDIAGFFKWAFNMEIKAIIGSNNLNPAGEVTNRKELLERAFEVGKEIVKG from the coding sequence ATGAAGGTAGTAGGTGTTGTTGGCAGTCCACGCAGAGGTGGCAATACAGAAATTTTGGTTGAAAAGGTTCTCAGCGGTGCAAAAGAGGCAGGTGCTGAGGTGGAAGTGTTTAAGTTAAACGAGCTGAATATTCATCCTTGTCAGGGATGTAATTTTTGTCAAGAACATGGCAGGTGTAGGCAGCAGGACGACATGCAAAAAATATATGAGGCGCTGTATTCTGCCAATGCATTGGTTGTTGGCTCTCCAATTTACATGAGCTATGTTACAGCCCAGACCAAGCTTTTTTTAGACAGACTGTATGCTCTTTTAAAGATTGGAGAAGGTTCAAGAATACCTGCTGGTAAAAAGTGTGTTCTTGTATATACTCAAGGTGCTGGCACAGATGGAGAGAAGATAATGAACGACATAGCTGGATTTTTTAAATGGGCATTTAATATGGAGATAAAAGCTATAATAGGTAGTAATAACCTAAATCCTGCAGGCGAAGTGACAAATAGAAAAGAATTACTTGAAAGAGCTTTTGAGGTGGGAAAAGAGATTGTGAAAGGGTAA
- a CDS encoding winged helix-turn-helix transcriptional regulator — protein sequence MKNSNDNMPLCPVEITLALIGSKWKILILRELMHGTKRFNQLLKSINGISQKVLTQQLRSMEKDGLVIRKVYPEVPPRVEYTLTELGLSLKPILDAMYEWGERYKKIKG from the coding sequence TTGAAAAACTCAAATGATAATATGCCACTCTGCCCTGTGGAAATTACGCTAGCTTTGATAGGCAGTAAATGGAAAATCCTTATTTTGAGAGAGCTCATGCACGGTACAAAAAGGTTTAACCAGCTTTTAAAATCTATAAATGGCATTAGCCAGAAAGTTCTCACACAGCAGCTGCGTTCAATGGAAAAGGATGGCCTTGTTATTAGAAAGGTTTACCCAGAGGTTCCACCAAGGGTTGAGTACACGCTTACAGAGCTTGGGCTTAGTCTAAAACCTATTCTTGATGCGATGTATGAGTGGGGAGAAAGATATAAAAAAATTAAGGGATAA
- a CDS encoding MFS transporter has product MQLVLTSGPFRALRHKNYRYYWFGQAISVIGSWMQNMAMQWLALELTNSALLLSIVTAIEQVPVMILSLFAGAILDRKQKKRVILITQSLLLIFAFLLFLITYTRVVRYWHLVVLALMRGLVTTFDNPARQSYMITLVGKEDLPNAVGLNSMIFNLARIIGPATASLVISTVGIEMCFLANAISFVPVIIGVFMIDAKEPQKEENGKSVFAEVIEGLKYVYKTKVLLKTISLVLIMGTFILNFNVLIPVYTKLALGRNETGFGLLMSSMGIGSLIGAFLTATRRKEKINLNLLFKFILSVSLVYILLGINKSYKVACVLFVLVGLLAISFNTSANALLQLSSSDDFRARVLSIYFLCNAGTTPIGNLFTGTISQKISPWAGFYISGLVTIALATIVFITTFKKRNLEKTK; this is encoded by the coding sequence ATGCAACTTGTTTTAACGTCAGGACCTTTCAGAGCCCTCCGGCACAAAAACTATAGGTATTACTGGTTTGGGCAGGCAATATCGGTGATTGGTTCTTGGATGCAGAACATGGCAATGCAGTGGCTGGCCTTAGAGCTTACAAATTCAGCACTGCTTTTAAGTATTGTCACAGCTATAGAGCAGGTCCCTGTTATGATTCTTTCCCTTTTTGCCGGTGCAATCTTGGACAGAAAGCAGAAAAAAAGAGTAATTTTGATCACCCAAAGTCTTCTTTTAATATTTGCCTTCCTTCTGTTTTTGATTACATACACACGTGTTGTTCGGTACTGGCACTTAGTAGTTTTAGCACTGATGAGAGGTCTTGTTACAACATTTGATAATCCCGCCAGGCAGTCCTACATGATAACTCTTGTTGGAAAAGAGGACTTGCCAAACGCAGTTGGTCTTAACTCTATGATTTTCAACCTTGCAAGAATCATAGGCCCTGCTACCGCAAGCTTGGTAATCTCAACAGTTGGAATTGAAATGTGTTTTTTGGCAAACGCTATAAGTTTTGTGCCAGTCATTATAGGCGTATTTATGATTGACGCCAAAGAGCCTCAAAAAGAGGAAAATGGTAAAAGTGTTTTTGCAGAGGTGATAGAAGGGCTCAAGTATGTGTATAAGACCAAAGTACTTCTGAAAACAATATCGCTTGTTTTAATCATGGGCACATTCATACTCAATTTTAACGTTCTTATCCCTGTGTATACAAAACTTGCTCTGGGCAGAAATGAAACAGGTTTTGGACTTTTAATGTCATCGATGGGAATTGGATCACTTATAGGCGCATTTTTGACAGCTACAAGAAGAAAGGAAAAGATTAATCTAAATCTTCTTTTCAAATTCATTCTTTCTGTTTCACTGGTTTACATTCTTTTGGGAATAAACAAAAGCTATAAAGTTGCTTGCGTGCTATTTGTGCTTGTAGGGCTTCTTGCAATAAGCTTTAACACAAGCGCAAACGCTCTTTTGCAGCTTTCATCAAGCGATGACTTCAGAGCAAGGGTACTGAGTATTTACTTTCTTTGCAATGCTGGAACAACACCGATTGGTAATCTATTTACAGGAACAATTTCGCAAAAAATCTCTCCCTGGGCTGGGTTTTATATATCCGGTCTGGTTACTATAGCTTTGGCCACAATCGTATTTATAACTACTTTTAAGAAAAGGAACCTTGAGAAAACTAAATAA
- the glmM gene encoding phosphoglucosamine mutase: MGKLFGTDGVRGVANKELTCELAFDLGRAGAYVLTETKQKPKILIGKDTRISCDMLEAALCAGLTSVGADVYLAGVVTTPAIAHLVKSHGFDAGIMISASHNPYEFNGIKFFNSQGFKLSDQIEEKIEDIILNKKWDEVPHAQFDAIGRVNRVDLKKDYQDYLKSTLNGANFKGLKIIIDCANGAAYKIAPEVFEELGAEVVAINNQPDGTNINKECGSTHLKMLQQEVVKNKADFGIAYDGDADRTLFVDEEGNIVDGDKIMLLLAQNLKQQGRLSRNTLVVTVMSNMGLFVAAKELGINLEVTKVGDRYVLEKMLEGGYSIGGEQSGHIILLDFATTGDGILTSLQLTKLIRESGKKLSDLAKIMRVYPQVLVNAKVENGKKDLYSKDPVILEAIKKVEEKLNGKGRVLIRPSGTEPLIRVMIEGEDYEEIKKDAEALASLIESRIS, encoded by the coding sequence ATGGGAAAACTTTTTGGGACAGATGGTGTGAGAGGCGTTGCAAATAAAGAACTTACATGCGAACTTGCGTTTGACTTAGGAAGAGCTGGAGCGTATGTGCTCACTGAAACCAAGCAAAAGCCCAAAATTTTAATCGGCAAGGACACAAGAATCTCATGTGATATGCTGGAAGCTGCCCTTTGTGCCGGACTTACATCTGTCGGAGCAGATGTATACTTGGCAGGAGTTGTTACAACACCTGCAATAGCTCACTTGGTAAAATCCCACGGGTTTGATGCAGGGATTATGATCTCCGCATCACACAATCCTTATGAATTCAACGGTATTAAGTTTTTTAATTCTCAGGGCTTCAAGCTTTCTGACCAGATTGAAGAAAAAATTGAGGACATTATTTTAAACAAAAAATGGGATGAGGTTCCACACGCTCAATTTGATGCGATAGGAAGAGTAAATAGGGTTGACCTTAAAAAAGACTATCAAGATTACTTAAAGTCAACGTTAAATGGTGCAAACTTCAAAGGGCTTAAAATTATCATTGACTGTGCAAATGGTGCAGCATATAAAATTGCTCCAGAGGTTTTTGAAGAGCTTGGAGCAGAGGTCGTGGCAATAAACAACCAGCCAGATGGTACAAACATCAACAAAGAGTGTGGCTCTACACATCTTAAAATGCTACAGCAAGAAGTTGTTAAAAACAAAGCTGACTTTGGCATTGCATATGATGGTGATGCAGACAGGACGCTTTTTGTTGATGAAGAGGGCAATATTGTTGATGGCGACAAAATAATGCTTCTTTTGGCACAAAATTTAAAACAGCAGGGAAGACTAAGTCGCAACACCTTGGTTGTGACAGTTATGAGCAACATGGGACTTTTTGTTGCAGCAAAAGAACTTGGCATCAACCTCGAAGTTACAAAAGTTGGAGACAGGTATGTTCTTGAAAAGATGCTTGAGGGCGGCTATAGTATTGGCGGCGAGCAGTCAGGCCACATAATACTTTTGGACTTTGCAACAACAGGCGATGGAATTTTAACCAGCCTTCAACTAACAAAGCTTATTAGAGAAAGTGGTAAGAAGCTTTCTGACCTTGCAAAGATCATGAGGGTATATCCTCAAGTGCTTGTAAACGCTAAGGTTGAAAATGGCAAGAAAGACCTTTATTCAAAAGACCCTGTAATTTTAGAGGCAATCAAAAAGGTTGAAGAAAAGTTAAACGGTAAAGGAAGAGTCTTGATAAGACCCTCTGGCACAGAGCCTTTAATCAGGGTAATGATTGAAGGCGAGGATTATGAAGAGATTAAAAAAGATGCGGAGGCTCTTGCAAGCTTGATTGAGTCAAGGATTTCATAA
- a CDS encoding rhamnogalacturonan acetylesterase: MILKFNFEPIVKNDFINVSGSTLYNREQGYGFETFKFRVDVPNGNYDIKLALRNFKKDVTSATVMVFPRRLMIKDAQIKRGDIYEEEFTVNVKNEKIIFEIETDGAEVCSIEVKEAQNPIVIYLAGDSTVCDQENLPYAGWGQALGCFFKKGVSISNHAYSGRSSKSFIEEGRLTKILENIKEGDYLFIQFGHNDQKDDKRHTEANTTFKIMLKVYIDEARKRGAVPVLVTPVARRHFDENGKIVGSGLHFDYPKAMRELAEEENVFLIDLLQMSSQLFEKLGVEESKKLFVHAKPGEYPQFPEGVEDNTHFNMYGAYEIAKLVVEGIRKVNLKLKEYLR, translated from the coding sequence ATGATATTGAAATTCAATTTTGAGCCCATTGTAAAAAATGATTTTATAAATGTCAGTGGTAGCACGCTCTACAATAGAGAACAGGGCTATGGTTTTGAAACGTTTAAGTTTAGAGTGGATGTTCCAAACGGCAACTATGATATTAAGCTTGCGCTCAGAAATTTCAAAAAAGATGTTACAAGTGCGACCGTAATGGTTTTTCCAAGAAGACTTATGATAAAGGACGCACAAATTAAAAGGGGAGATATATATGAAGAGGAGTTTACAGTGAATGTGAAGAATGAAAAAATAATTTTTGAAATTGAAACTGATGGGGCTGAGGTTTGTAGTATAGAAGTTAAAGAAGCCCAAAATCCGATTGTTATTTATCTTGCGGGAGACTCTACTGTGTGCGACCAGGAAAATTTGCCTTATGCTGGCTGGGGTCAGGCGCTTGGCTGCTTTTTTAAAAAAGGAGTTTCAATTTCCAATCATGCCTACTCTGGAAGATCCTCTAAAAGCTTCATCGAAGAAGGAAGGCTGACAAAAATACTTGAGAATATAAAAGAGGGTGATTATCTTTTCATCCAGTTTGGTCACAACGACCAGAAGGATGATAAAAGACATACTGAGGCAAATACTACATTTAAAATAATGCTAAAGGTTTATATAGATGAGGCACGAAAAAGAGGAGCTGTGCCGGTTTTAGTGACACCTGTTGCACGAAGACATTTTGATGAAAATGGGAAAATTGTTGGTAGCGGACTTCATTTTGATTATCCCAAGGCTATGAGGGAGTTGGCAGAGGAAGAAAATGTTTTTCTGATTGATTTGCTTCAAATGAGTTCCCAGCTTTTTGAAAAACTTGGGGTTGAAGAGTCAAAAAAGCTCTTTGTCCATGCAAAGCCGGGAGAGTATCCCCAGTTTCCTGAGGGTGTAGAAGACAATACGCACTTTAATATGTATGGGGCATATGAGATTGCAAAGCTTGTGGTTGAGGGGATAAGGAAAGTAAATTTGAAACTCAAAGAGTACTTGAGATAA
- a CDS encoding ClC family H(+)/Cl(-) exchange transporter: MSNNDAKSILHNYWSLSHFKIIVESTVIGFVTGILIVLFRLAIEKVLQFSLCLYSFLHIHPWLIPIWSVFLILFGLIIGFMVQKEPMIAGSGIPQVKGILIRRLEMSWWKVIIGKFFGAVVGILGGLSLGREGPSVQIGAAVGQGFGKLMKRSKLDERLFITCGASAGLAAAFNAPFAGLMFALEEIHKNFSPLIMVYALVASIVADFVSANFFGLRPVFRFKDLISLPLDKYFVLIILGIITGIFGVLFNKVLLATQKAYQKLIFIPANLRPIIAFLIAGLVGYSLPDVLGGGHDLISKVVTRNYSIRMLIILLMVKFLFTMISYGSSTPGGIFLPLLSIGALTGAIYGKSLTILSIIDKQYITNLIIFAMAGYFSAIVKAPVTGIILIVEMTGSFSHLLSVSIVCLVAYIISDILNSRPIYEQLLERILSRNVGVYKKQQDSKIVLESFVCVGSQIENKKIKEIKWTENTLVVAIRRGGREIIPRGNTEIWAGDCLVLLVNENKVAEVKKWLENMIEGCKM, from the coding sequence TTGTCAAATAATGATGCCAAAAGTATTCTACATAATTACTGGTCGTTATCTCATTTTAAAATTATAGTGGAAAGTACTGTTATTGGATTTGTGACAGGCATTTTAATTGTTTTGTTTAGACTTGCAATTGAAAAAGTGTTGCAATTTTCACTTTGTTTATATTCTTTCCTGCACATACATCCTTGGTTGATTCCCATATGGAGCGTTTTTCTGATATTATTTGGATTAATCATAGGTTTTATGGTTCAAAAAGAGCCTATGATAGCTGGCAGTGGTATTCCTCAAGTAAAAGGCATTCTGATAAGAAGATTAGAAATGAGTTGGTGGAAAGTTATAATTGGAAAGTTTTTTGGTGCTGTTGTGGGAATTTTAGGGGGGTTATCCTTAGGAAGAGAAGGACCTTCAGTTCAAATTGGTGCTGCAGTTGGACAGGGTTTTGGAAAGTTGATGAAAAGATCCAAACTTGATGAACGACTCTTTATTACATGTGGTGCCAGTGCCGGATTGGCTGCAGCATTTAATGCGCCATTTGCTGGTTTGATGTTTGCACTCGAGGAGATTCACAAGAATTTTTCTCCATTAATTATGGTATATGCCTTAGTTGCTTCTATCGTGGCTGACTTTGTATCTGCAAATTTTTTTGGATTAAGACCTGTCTTTCGATTCAAGGATTTAATTTCATTGCCACTGGACAAATACTTTGTTCTTATAATTTTGGGAATAATAACTGGAATTTTTGGTGTGTTATTTAATAAAGTCTTGTTAGCAACCCAAAAAGCTTATCAAAAGTTAATTTTTATTCCAGCTAATTTGCGACCAATAATTGCTTTTTTGATTGCAGGTTTGGTTGGTTATTCTTTGCCTGATGTTTTAGGAGGGGGACATGATTTAATTAGCAAAGTGGTTACCAGAAATTACAGTATTAGAATGCTGATAATACTGCTGATGGTAAAGTTTCTATTTACAATGATAAGTTATGGGTCATCAACTCCGGGTGGTATTTTCTTACCGTTACTTTCTATTGGAGCTTTAACAGGAGCAATTTATGGAAAAAGTTTGACCATTTTATCTATAATAGATAAACAATACATTACCAATTTGATTATATTTGCAATGGCAGGTTATTTTTCGGCAATAGTAAAAGCACCAGTGACTGGTATCATATTGATAGTAGAGATGACAGGTTCATTTTCTCATCTTTTGTCAGTGAGTATAGTATGTCTGGTAGCATATATTATTTCAGACATTCTTAATTCACGGCCGATTTATGAACAGCTATTAGAAAGAATCCTGAGTAGAAATGTGGGTGTTTACAAAAAGCAACAAGATTCCAAAATTGTTTTAGAATCTTTTGTATGTGTAGGATCTCAAATTGAAAACAAAAAAATAAAAGAAATAAAATGGACAGAAAATACCCTGGTGGTAGCTATAAGACGAGGAGGGAGAGAAATAATTCCCCGTGGAAACACAGAAATTTGGGCTGGTGACTGCTTAGTTTTGCTTGTAAATGAAAACAAAGTAGCAGAAGTAAAGAAATGGTTAGAGAATATGATAGAGGGATGTAAAATGTGA
- a CDS encoding AEC family transporter has product MLHTFVNAIQGVLVILFVLMLGYFLAKYRWFDSKVSDLFAKVVVNVSLPLYMIANLTSTFTKSELEHSAKGLLIPFLSILLSYSVAVMLARVANVKAHRRGLFAAIFSLSNSIFVGLPMSLALFGDVATPYTLLYYMANTTIWWTLGVYGIIRDNREENQKVLSIDTVKRIFNPPLIGFLIGVVLVLLQIKLPKFIFDSFKMVGGLTTPLSIFCVGITMYEMGFKNFRFDKDSMLVFLGRFIVTPFITWLLAHFIPVPKLMRDVFIIMSAMPVMVNSAIISRVYNGDYEFATAMITYSTVFSVVIMPFLMVLIKII; this is encoded by the coding sequence TTGCTGCATACATTTGTCAATGCCATTCAGGGAGTACTGGTAATTTTATTTGTGCTTATGCTTGGATATTTTCTTGCAAAGTACAGGTGGTTTGACTCAAAAGTATCAGACCTTTTTGCAAAGGTTGTTGTAAATGTGTCGCTGCCACTTTATATGATAGCAAACCTCACTTCAACCTTTACAAAAAGTGAACTTGAACATTCAGCAAAAGGGCTTTTGATTCCATTTTTATCAATCCTGCTTTCTTATAGTGTGGCTGTGATGCTTGCAAGGGTTGCAAATGTAAAGGCTCACAGGAGGGGCCTTTTTGCAGCTATATTTTCGCTTTCGAATTCAATTTTTGTGGGACTTCCTATGTCTCTTGCACTCTTCGGAGATGTCGCAACACCTTATACACTGCTGTATTACATGGCAAACACTACAATATGGTGGACATTGGGCGTTTATGGAATTATCAGGGACAACAGAGAAGAAAACCAGAAGGTTTTGAGCATAGATACTGTAAAACGCATATTTAACCCACCTTTGATTGGTTTTTTGATAGGAGTTGTGCTTGTACTTTTGCAGATAAAACTTCCAAAGTTTATATTTGACAGTTTTAAAATGGTAGGAGGGCTTACCACCCCCCTTTCCATCTTCTGTGTTGGGATAACAATGTATGAGATGGGATTTAAAAATTTTAGATTTGACAAAGATAGCATGTTAGTATTTTTAGGTAGATTCATTGTTACACCTTTTATAACGTGGCTTTTGGCTCATTTTATACCTGTACCTAAACTCATGCGAGATGTGTTTATCATAATGTCTGCAATGCCTGTGATGGTAAATTCAGCTATAATTTCAAGAGTATATAATGGCGACTACGAATTTGCAACTGCTATGATTACATATTCCACTGTGTTTTCGGTTGTAATAATGCCGTTTTTGATGGTGCTGATTAAGATTATTTAG